ACACTCACTCGCACCCTCACTTTGTGACATCTGCGGCTGGTCCAAATGCAGGTAGTTATATGTCTGCTGAAGATGTCCGTCAAGAAATACTTGACGCTCGTAGTGCAATGGCGGCAGCAGGTATTCCTTTGGCACATCAATTCGGTTTTCGTACGCCGTTTTTAGCGTATTCAGATATTTCGATGGGCGTTGTAAGAGAATTAGGCTTTTTGTATGATTGCTCAATAGAGGCAACAGTTGGAATGGCTGGCGGAACCACCGGAGGCGCTAACTTTCCTTATACGCTTCACGCGGCTTCTCCCGATAATGCAGGTTCTTGGTGGGTAAATAATCCTGCTAATGCCGGTCTTCATACACGTGTAGGCGACCATCCCGGACTTTGGCAGTTATTAGCAACGCAGGTAGAAATTGCTCCGCAAGACCGTGCCGCAGTTGTAAGACCGAATTGGATGATTGGCGGTGAGGCGTGTAATCCACCTGTTGGAGATAATCCACCTGTTTGTTGGATGAACCCTGATCTTTGGACAATGTCAGGTCTCGACTATAATTTGTGGGCTCCGTTAAGCGCAAGCGGATTGGCAATGAACGAAGATCAAACATATAATGCGCTTATGCACACATTGCAACAGCATTTGGACGGAAACCGCGCGCCGTTTACTTTCGGTGCTCACTCACAGTATTATTTCCAACCCGACAATGCTTATCCGAATATTAACGCGAACGCAAGACGCAGAGCATTTGAAAGATTTATAGAGTCAGCGAGCCAACTTGAAAATGTATTCTTTGTTTCGGGCGATATGGTTATCCGTTGGATGAAAAATCCTGTTCCTCTTTCTTCATTTAATGTAAATGACCTTTTTGAGGGTTATACAGGCGGCGGCTTTACTGCCGTTAACCGCATTGATGGCGTTCCCACAACTGCGAATGTAGGCGTGTTGAATTTGACAGGTCAAGTAGTTCCTGCAAGTGCTACTAACAGGAATATTATTTGGTCGGTTTATAACCAAGGAACAACAGGCGCCACAATAGACGGCAACACTTTGAATACCACAGGAGCAGGAATCGTAGTAGTAAGAGCAACAATTACCAATGGAGCAAGCGAAACAAGCAACTACACACAGAATTTCAACATTACTGTAAGCGAAACTGTTGTCGGTGAATTTTTTGAACTTATCGATTGGGAACATACGAATTGGGGAGCATTCACAGAATATACCGAGGAAGGCATCGTGTTGGATGATAACTCTGCTACAAGTATAACGTCGCAACCGCAAGAGCCGTTAATCGGTTCTATGACTTTGGGAACAAGAGATGGTGGTGCACTACCTGACCGTGTTGATCCGTGGCCATATTTGGGAATTGCGGCATATTATGACGAAGACTTCTTCGACAATCTTCAGTATGTTGAAATTACATATACTTCGGATAATTTCTTCTTTGTAGCTATCGGTTCTACTTTGAGAGTTGGCACCACCCCTGTTGATTATGCTTTCAGATTACCTGCGGCGCCCAGTGGAAATACAGTTGCGATACCATTGTCTGCTTTCCAAGCGCCACGCTGGATGCGGGCAGATGGAGGCTGGGGCGGAACACTTGCACAAGGAACTCTCGACCAAATAGAAAGAAGCCAGATTGCACCGGGAATTACATTCACAATAACTGCTGATCCTGAAACAGGTGCTACATTCGAGGGACACACGGTTAATTTCACTGTTTCTTCGGTTAAAATGTGGGATGGTACGCCTGCTTCAATCAATCCGCATACACGCAACAACAGCGCTGTAAGAAGAGCGGGCAACAGCATCCAAATTAACAACTTCCGTGCAGGAAATCTTAATTTGAATGTAGGACAATCGGGTTTATATACCGTTTCTATTCACGACGTTTCGGGTAGAGTGCTTGCGCAAACACGCACAAATCTTGTAGCAGGAACAAATTCGCTCAGCATTGGTCAAAACTTGGCAAGAGGTATAGCGATTGTAAGAATAGAAGGCGCAAACGCAACCTTGGTGAGAAGAATTTCGGTTAGATAAAAACGAATTTAGGCTATTTACAAGGGCAGGCACGTCGTCTGCCCTTTTTTATTTGTAGTTTTCTTTATTTTACTCCACATTTCAATTAGGGCAAATATTATTTTGCAGTGTGTTTTGTTGTTTTTAGACGGAAGGTTTGTGTTATGAAAGCAATAAGTTTTTTTTCTTATAACCGAAAAATGAGGACATATTCGCAGATTATGAAAGATTTGTGCGTGCGATATTTCCACGGCAATGTAAAAGCGCAACTCGGAAGAATTATAACGGAAGAAGACGTTGCTGCAAGAAGGAGAAAAATTGCCAAATACGTGTTCTGACTCAAAGGAATTACAAGACCTGTTTGACGAAGCGGAAATGCTTATGAAAAAGATAGAGCTGGTATATGACGACAAGTATTTTGCGCCTGCTTCGAACGAACTTCGCTACGCTTTTGGGCATTATTTGAAGTATCAAAACGGAAATAATGAAGAAGATTACACGAAAGCCAAAAATCATATTCAGAGAGCAATTTATGACGCTAAAGAATTTATTGCAACAACATTCCTTGAAAGAATCAAAGATTTTGAGAAAGAATATAAGTCTGTTGCTATAACTGCAGTTGTTTCGGATTGGATTTGCATACGCAAAAAATTAAATGAAATTAACAAGCAGCTGTCTGAAAGCAAAGAATTAAAGGAAAGTATGTCTTTGTTTAACGAAATGTACGTTGACTTGTCTGATATAGTAAAAACTGTGGAAGCGGCGATTCCCGAGCTTGATAAAATGCGCAGAAGTGATTTTTTGGCTAAATTTATACCGATTGCCATAGCGATAATCAGTATTTTGTTTTCGATATTTATAGCGAGTAATACGTGCTGGGATAGCTCAGGTGTTTTAGGTTTTCCCGCAAGGCACATTAATGAATAAATAATACAAAAAGGAGTGAATTATGTCTTTTCGTAATGATGACGACGATGATGATTGCGACAAAAAGAAAGATGAGAAAAAGGACGAGCAGGGCGGTGTTCAAAACAAAATAGCGGAAAAATTCTTGGAAGACCGAGCAATTTTTATCTGGGAAGGCGTGAATGACAAAAGCGCGCGAGCGGTTGTTCAGCAGATATTGTATTTCGATTCGCTTAATTCGGACGATATAACATTGTATATAAACAGCCCGGGCGGCTCTATTTCGGCGGGGCTTGCAATTTACGACGCTATGCAATTCGCAAAATCTGATATACGCACGATATGTATGGGACAGGCGGCTTCGTTTGGAGCGGTCTTGCTTGCGGCAGGCACAAAAGGCAAGCGCGATATATGGGAAAACGCCCGCGTAATGATACACCAACCGCTTATTATGGGAAATATGGTCGGCGTTGCTTCCGATATTGAGATACAGGCGGAAGAAATGCTTCGTATAAAAGGAATTATGAACGGTATTCTTGCAAAACATACGGGGCAAAGCGTTGAAAAAATAGAGGAAGATACCGACAGAGACAATTTTTTGTCGGCTGACGATACGGTAAATTACGGGCTTGCAGACAACGTAATTAAAAAAGTTTAAGTT
This Chitinivibrionia bacterium DNA region includes the following protein-coding sequences:
- a CDS encoding polysaccharide deacetylase family protein — protein: MVSKTKFFAMSLMATLFMFTATTFAQNVAASTSAPGGIEREQVPQFIVIGSDDNTNADAMRWMVGVMEGRRHDGTTFSATNHDGSKRRMSFYVNTAAGTNGGANPTSSTAWANNEDLKNSVVEAYRAGHSIGNHTHSHPHFVTSAAGPNAGSYMSAEDVRQEILDARSAMAAAGIPLAHQFGFRTPFLAYSDISMGVVRELGFLYDCSIEATVGMAGGTTGGANFPYTLHAASPDNAGSWWVNNPANAGLHTRVGDHPGLWQLLATQVEIAPQDRAAVVRPNWMIGGEACNPPVGDNPPVCWMNPDLWTMSGLDYNLWAPLSASGLAMNEDQTYNALMHTLQQHLDGNRAPFTFGAHSQYYFQPDNAYPNINANARRRAFERFIESASQLENVFFVSGDMVIRWMKNPVPLSSFNVNDLFEGYTGGGFTAVNRIDGVPTTANVGVLNLTGQVVPASATNRNIIWSVYNQGTTGATIDGNTLNTTGAGIVVVRATITNGASETSNYTQNFNITVSETVVGEFFELIDWEHTNWGAFTEYTEEGIVLDDNSATSITSQPQEPLIGSMTLGTRDGGALPDRVDPWPYLGIAAYYDEDFFDNLQYVEITYTSDNFFFVAIGSTLRVGTTPVDYAFRLPAAPSGNTVAIPLSAFQAPRWMRADGGWGGTLAQGTLDQIERSQIAPGITFTITADPETGATFEGHTVNFTVSSVKMWDGTPASINPHTRNNSAVRRAGNSIQINNFRAGNLNLNVGQSGLYTVSIHDVSGRVLAQTRTNLVAGTNSLSIGQNLARGIAIVRIEGANATLVRRISVR
- a CDS encoding ATP-dependent Clp protease proteolytic subunit, coding for MSFRNDDDDDDCDKKKDEKKDEQGGVQNKIAEKFLEDRAIFIWEGVNDKSARAVVQQILYFDSLNSDDITLYINSPGGSISAGLAIYDAMQFAKSDIRTICMGQAASFGAVLLAAGTKGKRDIWENARVMIHQPLIMGNMVGVASDIEIQAEEMLRIKGIMNGILAKHTGQSVEKIEEDTDRDNFLSADDTVNYGLADNVIKKV